The Thermodesulfobacteriota bacterium genomic sequence ATATGAACGTCATGATGGGGTTCGAGGAATCGGCCGGGCTCGAGGTGCCGCCGGTATTCCCCTGAGTATTCTGCGCTCTTAAATCGCCGCGGAATTCCTGCCGCGGGTTTTTCTTATCCTCTCGACCGCTCTCGGGATAATTTCGGCCGCGCTCTCTATATCCTCTTCTCCCGTAAACCTTCCCAAGCTGAATCTCACCGATGACGCGGCTTCCGCCCGTGAGAGGCCCATCGCCGTGAGCACATGAGAGGGGTCTACCTTGCCTTCCGAGCACGCGGAGCCCGTCGATACCGCAACGCCTTCAAGGTCAAGCGCCATCGAGAGCGAATCGCCGCTCACGCCGTCTATAAACACATTTAGGGTATTCCAGAGAATCCTGTCTATATCGCCGTTCAGTTTCACGCCGCCTATAATAGACGAGAGCCTTTCCCAAAGCCCGTCCCTGAGCGGCTTTATCCTCATTTCATCTTCCTTCATCTCGCGGAGAGCGATTTGAGCGGCCATGCCCATGCCCGCAATTGCAGGCACGTTCTCCGTGCCCGAACGCGCGCCCCTTTCCTGTCCTCCGCCGTGTATAAGAGGGCGGAGCGGAATCTTCTTATTAATTCCGTCCCTCACGTAAAGCGCGCCCGCGCCCTTGGGGCCGTAGAACTTGTGAGCGGATATGGTCAGGATATCGGCGGGAATCTGTTTCACGTCTATATCTATCTTTCCCGCCGCCTGCACGGCGTCCGTATGGAATATAGCCCCCTTTTCTTTTACTATGCGGGCGACTTCATTGACGGGCATGACCGCTCCCGTTTCGTTGTTGGCGAATATGCATGATACCAATAACGTGTCGTCGGAAATGGAGTCGCTTAACTCGTCGAAGTCGATAATTCCGGAAGAGTCCACGCCCAGATAAGTGACCCTGAACCCGTCACGCTCGAGGAACCTGAACGTCTCGAGCACCGACTCGTGCTCTACAGCCGTCGTAACGAGATGGCTCCCCTTTTCCTTTAAGCCGTAAGCCGCTCCCTTTATCGCGAAATTGTTGCTCTCGCTCCCGCCCGAAGTGAAGAATATCTCCCGCGGGCTCGCCCCTATAAGCCCTGCCAACTGCTCCCTCGCGCGGTCGAGCGCACCCTTCCCCTTCATGCCGAACGAATGAATGCTCGAAGGGTTCCCGAAGCCGTCCCCGAGATAGGGCATCATCGCTTCAAGCACGCGCGGGTCGAGAGGTGTAGTAGCGTTGTAATCGAGATATATTTTTTTCATCGCGCTCAGGACATTAAGTTTACATTAGAGCGGGATAATTCGTAATTCGGACTCACTGGGTTTGGGTGCCGAGAAGGCATTCATACTCGTCTTTTACGATCCGGATGAATTCCAAAGCGAGTTTCGAGGGCTTCCTGTCCCTGTGCCACGCCGCGACCACCGTACGCCTGGGGGACTGGCCCCTGATCGGCCTGTAAACGCACCTGTTGGAGGCATCCGTCATGACGAGCATCTTAGGCACGAGCGACACCCCGCTCCCGAAGGAGACGCAGTGCTGTATAGTCGACAGGTTCCACGTGCGGCAGACTATATCCGGGTTTATCTGCCTCTCGTAGCAGAAATTGTTTATCTGCTCGCCGAGGCAATGCTCCTCGTCGAGAGCGATGAACGGGATACCCTTCAGATCCTCAATCGTCACGTCCTCCGATCCCGCAAGCTCGTGAAATGGCGATATGGCGAGTATTAGGGGGTCTTCGAAAAGAGGCTCCGTCCTTATCAGTCTCTCTTCGATAGGGAGGCTCATCACGGCGAGCTCTATCTCGAGCCCGATCAGGCTTTTGATCAGTCTTTCCGTGAGGTTTTCGTTTACTGAGATTTGGGCCCCGGGAAAGGATTCATGAAACCTTTTGAGGACGCCCGGAAGAATGTAAGGCGCAATCGTCGGTATAAGCCCTACGGAAAGCTGCCCCTTGCCCGAGCTTAGCTCCTCAGTAATCCCGGACTTTATGTCTCCCGCTTCCCTTAGTATGAGCCTCGCCCTCGGGAGGAGCGCCCTCCCCGCTTCAGTGAGAACGGTGTTTCTGCCGAGCCTTTCGAAGAGCTTCTGACCGAGCTCCTGCTCAAGCTTTTTTATCTGCTGGCTTAGAGAGGGCTGAGCGACAAAGCACATCCCGGCAGCCTTGCTGAAACCGCCCGTCTCCGCGACCGCGACAAAGTATCTAAGCTGATGAAGCTCCATATCGAGACGCCCTCACGCAAACTATACAGTCTGAGACTGAATATCCATAGTCATTACCTATAGATATTATAGATAATTCATATTTGACGTCTATAGCTCGTCCGATTAATAATATTAATGCAAGGAGACAACCAAACAGGAGGTAACAAAAAAATGAGTGATAAAAGTACACTTACAACGTCACATGACAGTACTAAGGGAAAGATTATTACTGACGGTGAAAGCAAGTGCCCGTTCACGGGCGGAATGCCGAAGCACGGCGCCGGGGGCGGCACTTCAAACCGGGACTGGTGGCCGAATATGTTGAGGCTGAACATCCTGCGCCAACACTCTTCTTTATCCAATCCCATGGGCGCCGAGTTCAACTACGCCCGTGAGTTCAAGACCCTCGATCTGGATGCAGTGAAGAAAGACATCTTCGATCTTATGACCACGTCCCAGGAGTGGTGGCCGGCCGACTACGGTCACTACGGGCCGCTCTTCATCCGGATGGCGTGGCACAGCGCGGGAACTTACCGCATCACTGACGGCCGCGGCGGCGGGGGCTCCGGAAGCCAGCGCTTTGCGCCGCTCAACAGCTGGCCCGACAATGCTAACCTCGATAAGGCGCGCCTGCTGCTCTGGCCGGTCAAGCAGAAATACGGCAGAAAAATTTCCTGGGCCGACCTGATGATCCTGGCCGGCAACTGCGCCCTCGAATCCATGGGCTTAAAGACATTCGGTTTCGCCGGGGGACGCGAGGATATTTGGGAGCCCGAGGAAGATATATACTGGGGCTCTGAAGCCGAGTGGCTTGGAGACAAGCGTTACTCAGGCGACAGGGAGCTCGAGAATCCCTTGGGCGCCGTTCAGATGGGCCTAATCTACGTGAACCCCGAAGGACCGAACGGAAATCCCGATCCCATCGCTGCGGCCCGCGACATCCGCGAGACCTTCGGCCGCATGGCTATGAATGACGAAGAGACCGTAGCGCTCATTGCCGGCGGACACACGTTCGGCAAAACCCATGGAGCCGCCGATCCGCAGAAATATGTCGGTCCCGAACCCGCTGCCGCGGGCATCGAGGAGCAGGGACTAGGGTGGAAAAACAAGTTCGGCAGCGGCAACGGAGACGACACCATTACAAGCGGACTCGAGGGCGCATGGACCACAACCCCTACCAAGTGGAGCAGCAACTATTTCGAGAACCTGTTCGGTTACGAATGGGAGCTGACGAAGAGCCCTGCGGGCGCGCATCAGTGGAAGCCGAAGAACGGAGCGGGCGCCGGCACGGTGCCCGATGCGCACGACCCGAAAAAGAGCCACGCGCCGTTCATGCTTACGACGGACCTTTCCTTGCGGATGGACCCTGTATATGAGCCGATTTCGAGACGCTTTTACGAGAACCCGGACGAGTTCGCGGACGCCTTCGCACGGGCATGGTACAAGCTAACGCACCGCGATATGGGTCCGCGCGCGCGCTTGCTCGGCCCGGAGGTGCCTGAGGAAGAGCTCATCTGGCAGGACCCTATCCCGGATGTTACGCATAAACTGATCGACAATAAGGACATCGCCGCGCTTAAGGCTAAAATCCTCGCCTCGGGCCTGTCCGTGTCCCAGCTGGTATCGACCGCCTGGGCGTCGGCATCGACGTTCCGCGGCTCCGATAAACGCGGGGGCGCGAACGGCGCGCGCATTCGCCTCGCGCCGCAGAAGGATTGGGAAGTAAACAATCCGGCCCAGTTAGCGAAAGTGCTGGAGACGCTCGAAGGCATACAGAAAGAGTTCAACGCCCGAGAGACCGGGGGCA encodes the following:
- a CDS encoding cysteine desulfurase family protein, whose protein sequence is MKKIYLDYNATTPLDPRVLEAMMPYLGDGFGNPSSIHSFGMKGKGALDRAREQLAGLIGASPREIFFTSGGSESNNFAIKGAAYGLKEKGSHLVTTAVEHESVLETFRFLERDGFRVTYLGVDSSGIIDFDELSDSISDDTLLVSCIFANNETGAVMPVNEVARIVKEKGAIFHTDAVQAAGKIDIDVKQIPADILTISAHKFYGPKGAGALYVRDGINKKIPLRPLIHGGGQERGARSGTENVPAIAGMGMAAQIALREMKEDEMRIKPLRDGLWERLSSIIGGVKLNGDIDRILWNTLNVFIDGVSGDSLSMALDLEGVAVSTGSACSEGKVDPSHVLTAMGLSRAEAASSVRFSLGRFTGEEDIESAAEIIPRAVERIRKTRGRNSAAI
- a CDS encoding LysR family transcriptional regulator: MELHQLRYFVAVAETGGFSKAAGMCFVAQPSLSQQIKKLEQELGQKLFERLGRNTVLTEAGRALLPRARLILREAGDIKSGITEELSSGKGQLSVGLIPTIAPYILPGVLKRFHESFPGAQISVNENLTERLIKSLIGLEIELAVMSLPIEERLIRTEPLFEDPLILAISPFHELAGSEDVTIEDLKGIPFIALDEEHCLGEQINNFCYERQINPDIVCRTWNLSTIQHCVSFGSGVSLVPKMLVMTDASNRCVYRPIRGQSPRRTVVAAWHRDRKPSKLALEFIRIVKDEYECLLGTQTQ
- the katG gene encoding catalase/peroxidase HPI, producing the protein MSDKSTLTTSHDSTKGKIITDGESKCPFTGGMPKHGAGGGTSNRDWWPNMLRLNILRQHSSLSNPMGAEFNYAREFKTLDLDAVKKDIFDLMTTSQEWWPADYGHYGPLFIRMAWHSAGTYRITDGRGGGGSGSQRFAPLNSWPDNANLDKARLLLWPVKQKYGRKISWADLMILAGNCALESMGLKTFGFAGGREDIWEPEEDIYWGSEAEWLGDKRYSGDRELENPLGAVQMGLIYVNPEGPNGNPDPIAAARDIRETFGRMAMNDEETVALIAGGHTFGKTHGAADPQKYVGPEPAAAGIEEQGLGWKNKFGSGNGDDTITSGLEGAWTTTPTKWSSNYFENLFGYEWELTKSPAGAHQWKPKNGAGAGTVPDAHDPKKSHAPFMLTTDLSLRMDPVYEPISRRFYENPDEFADAFARAWYKLTHRDMGPRARLLGPEVPEEELIWQDPIPDVTHKLIDNKDIAALKAKILASGLSVSQLVSTAWASASTFRGSDKRGGANGARIRLAPQKDWEVNNPAQLAKVLETLEGIQKEFNARETGGKMVSLADLIVLGGCAGIEQSARNAGHKVTVPFTPGRADASQEQTDVESFAYLEPAADGFRNYLSGFALRAEEMLVDRAQLLTLTAPEMTVLIGGLRVLNTNFDQSRHGVFTKRPEALTNDYFVNLLDLGTTWKATSDTGELFEGRDRRTGELKWTGTRVDLIFGSNSELRAIAEVYACEDSQELFMHDFVAAWTKVMNLDRFDMA